A DNA window from Carnobacterium funditum DSM 5970 contains the following coding sequences:
- a CDS encoding mechanosensitive ion channel family protein, with amino-acid sequence MSFYGEEGVARMESIRNFTETYPLLVNVIWFLLFFIILYLLRRSLLNRLYGRLKNSGHWYVARKIARWLNNFILFILFMYIFGKNLTGFPTAIGLAGAGVTYALREVIVSIAGWFAILFGDFFETGDRVLLGGIKGDVVDIGVLRTTLMEIGEWVNGDQYTGRIVRVANSYIFSSPVYNYTANFKFLWDEIMIPLRFESDMKLAKIILLEVAEKHTGQYNDEAALAWDNMKRRYKLENASLNSQVFLSFNDNWVEISLRYVVDYRERRDVKDKLFTEILQRFEQEGTRLEIASETLEVLSGGSTKMK; translated from the coding sequence ATGTCTTTCTATGGAGAGGAAGGAGTTGCCCGTATGGAATCTATCCGCAACTTTACTGAAACATACCCCTTATTAGTTAATGTTATCTGGTTTCTTTTGTTTTTTATTATTCTTTATTTGTTACGTCGTTCTCTTTTGAATCGTTTATATGGACGATTAAAGAACTCAGGACATTGGTATGTTGCTCGAAAAATTGCCCGTTGGCTAAATAACTTTATTTTATTTATTCTATTTATGTATATTTTTGGAAAAAACCTTACTGGCTTTCCGACAGCAATCGGTCTGGCTGGGGCTGGCGTTACATATGCCTTACGGGAAGTAATTGTCAGTATTGCGGGATGGTTTGCAATCTTATTTGGTGACTTTTTTGAAACAGGCGATCGTGTCCTCCTTGGAGGGATTAAAGGCGACGTAGTGGATATTGGCGTACTGCGAACCACATTAATGGAAATTGGAGAATGGGTCAATGGCGATCAATATACAGGTAGAATCGTTCGAGTCGCAAACAGTTATATCTTTAGTTCTCCTGTTTACAACTATACCGCTAATTTCAAATTTTTATGGGATGAAATCATGATTCCTTTGCGCTTTGAAAGTGATATGAAGTTAGCCAAAATCATTTTATTAGAGGTCGCGGAAAAGCATACAGGACAATATAATGACGAAGCTGCTCTCGCTTGGGACAATATGAAAAGACGTTACAAACTAGAAAACGCTTCTTTAAATAGTCAAGTTTTTCTTTCCTTTAACGACAACTGGGTGGAAATAAGTCTTCGATATGTAGTCGATTATCGAGAACGTCGTGATGTAAAAGACAAACTTTTCACAGAAATTCTTCAAAGATTCGAACAAGAAGGAACACGCCTAGAAATAGCATCTGAAACGCTTGAAGTGCTCTCTGGCGGCAGCACAAAAATGAAGTGA